The genomic DNA AAAATACAAAAATTGGCCAATTAGTTAAGCTAACTAGCCAATGATTATCACATATTTGCTAATTGTTGTGCCCGCAATAATTCTAACGTTCGAATCTTCCGTGGTAAGAAGCGCCGAATTTCATCTTCATTATAACCGACTTGTAATCGTTTTTCGTCTAACATGATTGGTCGACGTAACAAACTTGGGTCCCGAGTGATCATATCAAATAATTCATTCAGCGATAAATCATCAATATCAACATTTAATT from Lactiplantibacillus paraplantarum includes the following:
- the spxA gene encoding transcriptional regulator SpxA produces the protein MVILYTAPSCTSCRKARAWLQTHDIDFQERNLFTEPLSIENIKHILQLTESGTEEIISTRSKAFQQLNVDIDDLSLNELFDMITRDPSLLRRPIMLDEKRLQVGYNEDEIRRFLPRKIRTLELLRAQQLANM